A stretch of the Neodiprion lecontei isolate iyNeoLeco1 chromosome 4, iyNeoLeco1.1, whole genome shotgun sequence genome encodes the following:
- the LOC107223394 gene encoding zinc transporter ZIP9, with protein sequence MEQSTVLWMLALVMLFGSYLAGSLPLVVNLSEDKLQLVSVLGAGLLVGTALAVIIPEGVRALFNAGGNEAHQHGSGDLHSLIGITLVLGFIFMLLVDQCSTRNNGEGGKPTEKSLTATLGLVVHSAADGVALGAAATTSQADVEMIVFLAIMLHKAPAAFGLVSFLLHEGVDRKRIRKHLLVFSLAAPCLALITFFGIGKEGKETLSSVNATGLAMLFSAGTFLYVATVHVLPELMVRGSSTHSHLPTTEGGSVPVGGLKSKELLALVVGSLLPALITTGHHH encoded by the exons ATGGAGCAAAGTACGGTTCTCTGGATGCTCGCACTGGTAATGTTATTCGGTTCATATTTGGCCGGATCTTTACCTCTAGTTGTCAACTTATCTGAG gATAAATTACAGCTTGTCTCAGTTTTGGGAGCAGGCCTACTTGTCGGAACAGCTTTAGCTGTTATTATTCCAGAAGGTGTGCGAGCTTTATTCAATGCTGGAGGTAACGAAGCCCATCAGCATGGCAGCG GTGACCTCCACAGCCTCATAGGTATAACACTGGTACTAGGTTTTATATTCATGCTATTAGTGGATCAGTGTTCAACCAGAAATAATGGAGAAGGTGGTAAACCTACAGAAAAAAGCCTTACAGCTACATTAGGTCTAGTAGTTCATTCCGCAGCCGATGGTGTTGCATTAGGAGCTGCTGCTACCACGTCACAAGCTGATGTCGAGATGATCGTCTTTCTAGCTATTATGTTGCACAAG GCACCAGCAGCTTTCGGACTTGTGTCGTTTCTATTACATGAAGGCGTGGATAGGAAAAGGATACGAAAGCATCTGCTAGTATTTTCTTTGGCAGCTCCTTGTCTTGCTTTAATTACCTTCTTTGGCATTGGAAAG GAGGGCAAAGAAACCTTAAGCAGTGTTAACGCGACAGGCTTAGCAATGTTGTTCAGTGCAGGGACATTCCTTTATGTAGCTACTGTTCACGTTTTGCCAGAATTAATGGTGAGAGGAAGTTCTACCCATTCGCATTTACCAACTACAGAGGGTGGATCAGTCCCAGTGGGAGGACTCAAATCCAAAGAATTATTGGCTCTAGTAGTTGGCTCATTATTACCAGCTTTGATTACAACCGGACACCATCACTGA
- the LOC107223395 gene encoding coiled-coil domain-containing protein 115, with the protein MHGSVDEVCAALDKFTLRSLELMEEKVSVTLQMEEILRDGHIELAKSRYIRGMENIGMLQVPTEAGQFESLFKVQTELDEESIPQFDVINRKHNDEGKEIPDPIKWFGVLVPQNLRNAQKRFQATAQLSSKCGNIRTEIISTTEKLNELKRIKKNISK; encoded by the coding sequence atgcatGGAAGTGTAGACGAAGTATGCGCAGCTTTGGACAAATTCACGCTGCGAAGCTTAGAGTTGATGGAAGAAAAAGTGTCTGTGACGCTGCAGATGGAAGAGATATTAAGGGATGGTCACATTGAATTAGCAAAATCCCGATATATTCGtggtatggaaaatattggaATGTTGCAAGTACCTACTGAAGCAGGCCAGTTTGAATCACTGTTCAAGGTTCAAACAGAACTGGATGAGGAAAGCATTCCACAGTTTGATGTAATTAATAGGAAACATAATGATGAAGGTAAAGAAATTCCAGATCCAATTAAGTGGTTCGGAGTTCTTGTTCCACAAAATCTACGCAATGCACAAAAACGCTTTCAGGCAACTGCGCAGTTGAGTAGTAAGTGCGGTAATATTCGTACAGAGATTATATCTACCACGGAAAAACTAAACGAATTAAAacgcattaaaaaaaatatatccaaaTAA
- the LOC107223389 gene encoding transcriptional repressor protein YY1 isoform X2, producing MASAEINMASSDIITEVEIQPDIQEVEIETIPVEIPCETVETTIEGEDGQPMIALQSLPEPGREEIILQTQEEIVGGDPLSVYDQIPVPDNDIYVESSPGPSRKGPKKARKGGNSRFRAPDHTIFGDMGTETKARKWEQKQVQIKTLEGEFSVTMWASGTDDDEGSNPEPDPDYTEYMTGKSVAKFNHSGSSVSDGMPGLDLSDPKQLAEFARPGHKLKVRKPPSIDGVERTIACPHKGCTKMFRDNSAMRKHLHTHGPRVHVCAECGKAFVESSKLKRHQLVHTGEKPFQCTFEGCGKRFSLDFNLRTHVRIHTGDRPYVCPFDGCSKKFAQSTNLKSHILTHAKAKSRNAIGRQVSQIQLQQPQFVQVEVADVDNQQFIVYAD from the exons ATGGCGTCAGCGGAGATTAATATGGCGTCCTCAGACATAATAACCGAAGTGGAGATTCAACCAGATATCCAGGAAGTCGAAATCGAGACTATACCAGTGGAAATACCCTGTGAAACTGTAGAAACGACGATCGAAGGGGAGGATGGGCAGCCCATGATCGCATTGCAGTCTCTGCCTGAGCCAGGGCGTGAAGAAATCATATTGCAAACGCAAGAAGAAATAGTTGGTGGAGACCCACTGAGCGTTTACGATCAAATACCAGTGCCAGACAACGATATTTATGTTGAATCAAGCCCCGGACCTTCCAGGAAAGGTCCCAAAAAAGCGCGTAAGGGCGGTAATTCCAGATTTAGAGCCCCGGATCACACAATATTTGGAGACATGGGGACAGAGACGAAGGCTAGGAAGTGGGAGCAGAAACAGGTGCAGATTAAAACACTGGAAGGCGAGTTCTCCGTTACGATGTGGGCATCGGGAACCGATGACG ATGAGGGTTCCAACCCAGAGCCCGATCCAGACTACACAGAATACATGACTGGCAAGTCTGTGGCAAAATTCAACCACTCTGGTAGTTCGGTTTCTGACGGTATGCCAGGTCTTGATCTTTCTGATCCGAAACAATTGGCAGAATTCGCACGCCCAGGCCACAAATTAAAAGTACGCAAGCCGCCCAGCATAGATGGAGTCGAACGTACTATCGCCTGCCCACACAAAGGATGTACGAAGATGTTTCGTGACAATAGCGCGATGCGCAAACACCTTCACACCCATGGCCCCAGGGTACATGTATGCGCTGAGTGCGGGAAGGCCTTTGTTGAGAGCTCCAAGTTGAAGAGACACCAACTTGTCCACACCGGGGAAAAGCCTTTTCAATGTACCTTCGAAGGATGTGGAAAACGCTTCAGTTTGGACTTTAACCTACGAACTCATGTTAGAATTCACACAGGAGATCGACCTTACGTTTGCCCTTTCGATGGATGTAGCAAAAAATTTGCTCAATCTACGAACTTAAAATCTCACATACTGACTCATGCAAAGGCTAA atctCGCAATGCTATCGGTAGACAGGTATCACAGATTCAATTACAGCAACCACAATTTGTTCAGGTGGAAGTCGCTGATGTAGATAACCAACAGTTCATCGTGTATGCTGATTAG
- the LOC107223389 gene encoding transcriptional repressor protein YY1 isoform X1, translating into MASAEINMASSDIITEVEIQPDIQEVEIETIPVEIPCETVETTIEGEDGQPMIALQSLPEPGREEIILQTQEEIVGGDPLSVYDQIPVPDNDIYVESSPGPSRKGPKKARKGGNSRFRAPDHTIFGDMGTETKARKWEQKQVQIKTLEGEFSVTMWASGTDDGSVLLASHLVDVPDEGSNPEPDPDYTEYMTGKSVAKFNHSGSSVSDGMPGLDLSDPKQLAEFARPGHKLKVRKPPSIDGVERTIACPHKGCTKMFRDNSAMRKHLHTHGPRVHVCAECGKAFVESSKLKRHQLVHTGEKPFQCTFEGCGKRFSLDFNLRTHVRIHTGDRPYVCPFDGCSKKFAQSTNLKSHILTHAKAKSRNAIGRQVSQIQLQQPQFVQVEVADVDNQQFIVYAD; encoded by the exons ATGGCGTCAGCGGAGATTAATATGGCGTCCTCAGACATAATAACCGAAGTGGAGATTCAACCAGATATCCAGGAAGTCGAAATCGAGACTATACCAGTGGAAATACCCTGTGAAACTGTAGAAACGACGATCGAAGGGGAGGATGGGCAGCCCATGATCGCATTGCAGTCTCTGCCTGAGCCAGGGCGTGAAGAAATCATATTGCAAACGCAAGAAGAAATAGTTGGTGGAGACCCACTGAGCGTTTACGATCAAATACCAGTGCCAGACAACGATATTTATGTTGAATCAAGCCCCGGACCTTCCAGGAAAGGTCCCAAAAAAGCGCGTAAGGGCGGTAATTCCAGATTTAGAGCCCCGGATCACACAATATTTGGAGACATGGGGACAGAGACGAAGGCTAGGAAGTGGGAGCAGAAACAGGTGCAGATTAAAACACTGGAAGGCGAGTTCTCCGTTACGATGTGGGCATCGGGAACCGATGACG GGAGTGTCCTATTAGCGTCTCACCTGGTGGATGTTCCAGATGAGGGTTCCAACCCAGAGCCCGATCCAGACTACACAGAATACATGACTGGCAAGTCTGTGGCAAAATTCAACCACTCTGGTAGTTCGGTTTCTGACGGTATGCCAGGTCTTGATCTTTCTGATCCGAAACAATTGGCAGAATTCGCACGCCCAGGCCACAAATTAAAAGTACGCAAGCCGCCCAGCATAGATGGAGTCGAACGTACTATCGCCTGCCCACACAAAGGATGTACGAAGATGTTTCGTGACAATAGCGCGATGCGCAAACACCTTCACACCCATGGCCCCAGGGTACATGTATGCGCTGAGTGCGGGAAGGCCTTTGTTGAGAGCTCCAAGTTGAAGAGACACCAACTTGTCCACACCGGGGAAAAGCCTTTTCAATGTACCTTCGAAGGATGTGGAAAACGCTTCAGTTTGGACTTTAACCTACGAACTCATGTTAGAATTCACACAGGAGATCGACCTTACGTTTGCCCTTTCGATGGATGTAGCAAAAAATTTGCTCAATCTACGAACTTAAAATCTCACATACTGACTCATGCAAAGGCTAA atctCGCAATGCTATCGGTAGACAGGTATCACAGATTCAATTACAGCAACCACAATTTGTTCAGGTGGAAGTCGCTGATGTAGATAACCAACAGTTCATCGTGTATGCTGATTAG